Proteins found in one Vallitalea guaymasensis genomic segment:
- a CDS encoding metallophosphoesterase family protein, producing MQKIAIISDIHGNLPALESVLKDIKKRSIEKVICLGDLVGKGPNSLEVIDICKEKCDTIIAGNWDKYLANNDKAGDVSWYRQQIGKQRLNYLRDLPEVIGFYISGRYLRLFHAHPHNVFKRIFKNSSIEEKEEMFDIPRIKSIETDSIKADMVGYGDIHSTFIETMGKGRILFNVGSVGNPCDHITMASYVIMEGELNDKIRSNFSIQFQRVSYNIELSIEHARKTNLPKMESYIRELKTAVYSR from the coding sequence ATGCAAAAAATAGCTATAATTTCAGATATACATGGTAATTTACCAGCTCTAGAATCAGTATTAAAAGATATTAAGAAACGATCAATTGAAAAAGTTATATGTTTAGGTGATTTGGTTGGCAAAGGTCCTAATTCTTTAGAAGTGATAGATATTTGCAAAGAAAAATGTGATACTATTATAGCTGGAAATTGGGACAAGTACTTAGCTAATAATGATAAAGCAGGAGATGTTAGTTGGTACAGGCAACAAATCGGAAAACAAAGATTAAATTATTTACGAGATTTACCTGAAGTTATAGGTTTTTATATAAGTGGAAGATATTTAAGACTTTTTCATGCTCATCCACATAATGTATTTAAGAGAATATTCAAAAATAGTTCAATTGAAGAAAAGGAAGAAATGTTTGATATTCCAAGGATAAAAAGTATAGAAACCGATAGTATTAAGGCAGATATGGTAGGATATGGAGATATTCATAGCACATTCATTGAAACAATGGGTAAAGGTAGAATATTGTTTAATGTAGGAAGTGTTGGTAATCCATGTGATCACATTACAATGGCTTCATATGTTATTATGGAGGGTGAGCTGAATGATAAAATAAGATCAAATTTTTCAATTCAATTTCAAAGAGTATCCTATAATATAGAATTATCAATAGAACATGCAAGAAAAACTAATTTACCTAAGATGGAGTCGTACATAAGAGAATTGAAAACGGCTGTATATAGTAGATAA
- a CDS encoding VOC family protein: MNDNNIKYIHTNIIAEDWKKLAEFYCEVFNCEPVLPERDLSGEWIDRLTEIDGVRVTGIHLRLPGSEEGPTLEIFEYKPEDKNERTQSINCKGFTHIAFHVDSVEEVLENLLKHGGSQIGEIVKKDYDGIGLLTVVYAKDPEGNFVEIQNWSRQ; this comes from the coding sequence ATGAATGATAATAATATTAAATACATCCACACTAACATAATTGCGGAGGATTGGAAAAAACTTGCAGAGTTTTACTGTGAAGTATTCAATTGCGAACCAGTTCTACCAGAAAGAGATCTGTCTGGTGAATGGATTGATAGACTGACAGAAATAGACGGTGTCAGGGTGACAGGTATACATTTACGTCTTCCTGGAAGTGAAGAGGGTCCAACACTTGAGATATTTGAGTATAAGCCAGAAGATAAGAACGAAAGAACACAATCAATTAATTGCAAGGGCTTCACTCATATTGCATTTCATGTTGATTCAGTTGAAGAAGTGCTAGAGAATTTATTAAAGCATGGAGGATCTCAAATCGGAGAAATTGTAAAAAAGGATTATGATGGAATTGGATTACTAACCGTGGTGTATGCAAAAGATCCAGAAGGGAATTTTGTAGAAATTCAGAATTGGTCAAGGCAATAA